A region from the Hydrogenimonas sp. genome encodes:
- a CDS encoding phosphatidate cytidylyltransferase, with the protein MSLFSLVTENRTRFLTGAVLVAVVVAIGLIDNFFLIWLFLGIVYLFSFYEAMRLFKIENNQMYAYAAAVWLLALIYPNPDDLFFLVAVIFASLLAYTKNFDKRLFLPFLYPVASFLFLLALYADFGVNALFWLLVVVAMTDIGAYFTGKLAGRRKFCETSPNKTVEGVVGGVVIATFAGFFVGASLVDWPQALLISIGVSIASVFGDLFESYLKREAGVKDSGDILPGHGGMLDRVDGYLFGGIVMVLLLRGLL; encoded by the coding sequence ATGTCTCTATTCTCCCTCGTCACTGAAAACAGAACCCGCTTTCTGACCGGCGCCGTACTCGTAGCCGTAGTCGTAGCGATAGGTCTTATAGACAACTTCTTTCTTATATGGCTCTTTCTGGGCATTGTCTATCTCTTCTCATTCTACGAAGCGATGCGTCTCTTCAAGATCGAGAACAACCAGATGTACGCCTATGCCGCCGCGGTTTGGCTTCTGGCCCTTATCTATCCGAATCCCGACGACCTCTTTTTTCTCGTAGCGGTCATCTTCGCCTCTTTGCTGGCGTATACGAAAAATTTCGACAAGAGACTCTTTCTGCCGTTTCTCTACCCGGTCGCTTCGTTTCTCTTTCTGCTCGCACTCTATGCAGACTTCGGTGTAAATGCGCTCTTCTGGCTGCTTGTGGTCGTAGCCATGACCGATATAGGAGCATACTTCACCGGAAAGCTCGCCGGCAGGCGCAAATTCTGCGAAACCTCCCCGAACAAAACGGTGGAGGGTGTCGTAGGCGGGGTTGTTATAGCGACGTTCGCCGGCTTTTTCGTCGGCGCGAGCCTCGTCGACTGGCCCCAGGCCCTTCTTATTTCGATAGGTGTCTCCATCGCTTCGGTCTTCGGCGATCTCTTCGAGAGCTACCTTAAGCGTGAAGCTGGAGTCAAAGACAGCGGCGATATTCTGCCGGGCCACGGCGGAATGCTCGACAGGGTCGACGGCTACCTTTTCGGCGGCATCGTCATGGTTCTGCTTCTCAGGGGGCTTTTGTAG
- a CDS encoding 1-deoxy-D-xylulose 5-phosphate reductoisomerase, whose translation MVLLGSTGSIGVNTLKVAERFNIRVETLVAGNNIELLKEQILKFRPCYVCVATKELAERIDHPRVFWGEEGILEAIRISESAIVVNALVGFLGLRPTVTAIEEGKTVALANKESLVAAGAFIDSSRLRPIDSEHFGLWYLLNGRTPKRMVITASGGAFRDRPLESIENATLKEALEHPNWSMGAKITIDSATMMNKLFELLEARWLYGCENVDAVIETKSVIHALVEFADGATTAQMAVPDMRLPIAYALMERVDVPVIEHVDLLKVGSIEFREITKERYPIWSIKDDLLENPKLGAVVNAANEAAIAKFTAEEISFGQIGRIVIEAYEWFHDADPNSLEDVFAIDKEVRRWCEER comes from the coding sequence GTGGTTCTTCTCGGCTCTACAGGCTCCATCGGCGTAAATACGCTGAAGGTGGCCGAAAGGTTCAACATACGTGTCGAAACTCTTGTGGCTGGTAACAATATAGAGCTGCTGAAAGAGCAGATTTTGAAGTTCAGGCCCTGTTATGTCTGTGTCGCGACGAAAGAGCTCGCCGAAAGGATTGACCATCCGCGGGTATTCTGGGGAGAGGAGGGGATACTCGAGGCTATACGCATAAGCGAATCGGCGATAGTCGTCAACGCGCTTGTCGGTTTTCTTGGTCTGAGGCCCACCGTCACGGCGATAGAGGAGGGCAAGACCGTCGCTCTCGCGAACAAGGAGTCGCTCGTAGCCGCAGGAGCCTTTATAGACTCCTCAAGGCTGCGCCCCATAGACAGTGAACACTTCGGCCTGTGGTATCTTCTGAACGGAAGAACCCCGAAGAGGATGGTGATAACCGCAAGTGGAGGAGCTTTCAGAGACCGCCCGCTGGAGAGTATAGAGAACGCTACGCTGAAAGAGGCGCTGGAGCATCCCAACTGGAGTATGGGCGCGAAGATCACGATCGACAGCGCCACGATGATGAACAAGCTCTTCGAACTTCTGGAGGCGCGCTGGCTCTACGGGTGCGAAAACGTAGACGCCGTAATAGAGACAAAATCTGTGATACACGCTCTGGTGGAGTTCGCGGACGGAGCGACGACCGCACAGATGGCGGTACCGGACATGAGGCTTCCCATAGCCTATGCGCTGATGGAGCGGGTCGATGTTCCCGTCATCGAACATGTGGATCTGCTGAAGGTCGGCTCCATAGAGTTCAGGGAGATAACCAAAGAGCGCTATCCGATCTGGAGCATAAAAGATGACCTGCTCGAAAACCCGAAGCTCGGAGCGGTCGTGAATGCCGCCAACGAGGCGGCTATCGCGAAATTTACGGCAGAAGAGATATCTTTCGGGCAGATCGGCAGAATCGTCATCGAAGCCTACGAGTGGTTCCACGATGCAGACCCGAACTCCCTTGAGGATGTTTTCGCCATAGATAAAGAGGTGAGGAGATGGTGTGAAGAGAGATAA